The Streptococcus sanguinis genome contains the following window.
CGAGCTGTCAGACACCACATTTATTGTGAGGTCTGCACTAGATTCTGATTTAATGCTCGAATCCGTCAGAGTTAGGCTATCTAAATTGAGCGTTACTGGATCTGTAACGCTGGCCGCTACTGTAATCGTATAGTTAACACCATTTCCTGTCAGAGTATAGGTCCCCGCAGAAGTAATGGTTACAGTCGTACCATCTATGATAACACCGCTGGCAGTGCTGCTGACTGAACTCCCATCAAAGGAAATAGTTCCATCACTAGCAGACGTATTAGCAGAGGTGGTAGTCTCTTTATTTTCACTTGTACTAGCAGTCGTATCTGTGGAAACTGCTGATGTCTCTGTAGCTGTAGTTTCTGAGTCAGCTGAACTATTGTTATTTGCATCCTTGCTAGCTGAATTATCTGAAGTGCTAGCAACCGCATCAGCACTAGCATTCTCTAATGCTGATCCCGTATCAGTTTCTGTAGAGTCAGAATTTGCTGTAGTTGGATCAGAAGTGGTCGTCACTGCGGCATCAGCGTTAGTATTTTCATCCGCTGAAACGGTCTGTCCTCCGACTAGGATGGCTGCCCCCAAAGCGAGAGTTGCTAGTAAGACAGATCCGGCACTCTTCCACTTAGAAGATTTTTTGAGACCGTAGCGTTCTTGTTTATCATTATGAGAGAAAAATAGTTGTTTCATAGTTATCTATTCCTTTCCTGAGCATATCCTTATTAAACCCTAGTTTTCCTTTACAAAACTTAAAAATAACTTGTAAAAAACTTAAAGAGCAGAGGTTACATTCAGGCAATTAAAGAGACAAGTCTAGACTATCATCGATTTGCTGACTGACATGCTGAAAAAGAAATTTGATGGACTCTCTCGCAAGTAATGTCTTTATTTTCACAGTCATAAGAGTTTGGGACAAAAAGATTTCAATTTTTAAAAATCTTAATTATTAAGCCCTTCAAATCTATAATTAAATGCGAAAAGCGAACAAAGCAGAATTCTGATTACCAGAAAACTAGTTTTGTTCGCTTTTTATATTTGAGGTTGGACTTTTGTCCCAGCCTCTTAGCAAACTTTTCTTCTAAATGTTGCAAGATTTTCTTACGTTTAGACATTTGGTAGTCATAATGAATCATAATAAGCGCATAACTTAAAATACTACCGAGTATCATCATCATCATATCACCATCTTTTAAATACAATATGGAAAGTAGTACCACACATGGGGTACCAAGTAATTGTGTTATTCTAATTACTTTATAATGTTTTTTTGCTTTTTCTATAAACTCCTTTCCCTCAGAACCTTCTAAATTTACTATAGAAAAAGTGGTTTTCTTTTTCATAGAAACCATTGCCATTCTAGTAATAATCCCAGTAAGAAAGATGGTTAAAATTAGTATTATTAATCGAATGTTAAAAGAATCTACTACAAGTTTCTTTGCTATCATCCTTAACAATGGACCAACTATCAGTATAAAGGCAGGGGTATAGGTCTGAATTTTCTCAGTATTTTGTAAAACGTTAGATAGTTTTAATTGTTCCTTCTCTAAATCATAATAAAGGGCCTTACCCTGATACCAGCCTAAGTTTACTAAATTAGAATATTTCTTCATTCATTTTCCTTTTAAAGTATATTTTTTATCATTGTTTAACTATATTGGGTATATTTGGTACACCCCTCAACTTTTTATCAGCTACTAAAAGAACTCAAATCAACTCATCACTTTTCGGATGCTTCTTTACATAAATAGCTGCATAAACCGCATCTACCATAACAGCTGGCAACGTTAAGGTTAACAAAATTCCCACTAAAATACCAAAGGCAATCTGAATATAGCCCGTTAGGAGGGAGGGAATGATTGTTGCCCCGCAAAAGCTACGGCAAAATTATTCCACCATGTTTTCTTTCTATCTCCCTTTTTCACTTGATTAAAAGCCCAGACTTTTCCTTGATTCTTTGGGAGATAGTACCAAGCATAGAGGCCACAAGCAAGTATAAAAAGGAACATCATCAATATTACATAAAATGGAGTAAGGGGGGATTGATATATTCCCTCTATACTTTTTGAATCTCCTACTATTGCAAACATCAACATTCCGATAAAATTGATCCAAACTAATGCGCTCCAAGTAAGCAAAGCAATCAGAATATAGGTTAAAAATTTAAATCGATTGATTAGAAACTTAGAAAAAGCAAATAACATACTTACCACATTAAGAATGATGCAAGTCAAAAATAGAACTTTAATCCATCCCTGACGACTTCCTGTTTCACCTATAAGTGCCCAGTAAAAGAAAAATGAGCAAAATGGTAAATTTATCCATGGAAATAATTTAATGTATCCTAAACTGACACCATGTGTAATCAAAGGACCATGGTATCTTTCTCTTTCTATACTAGTAATCTTTGCTTTATCTTTCATATTCACCTTCACCATTAACTAAACCAACCAAACAAACACTTTCTGAAGTAATTTAATGTATGAATCAAGGAATTCATTTAATTTCCGAAATTCTTTCAAAGACATAGACATTTATTACCTTTCGGTTTATAATTTTTCTATTTTTTCAAAAATAATATCTTGCTTTTCGTAACTTTCTCTGAGCGGTAACATACCTAAAATCAACGAAAAGAAGCCCAATAACAAGAGACAGCTAATGATTAGAATGGAACCCTCTGTTCCATTATCAATGAATGTATAAAATCCAAAACATCCTAAAAACACAGCGAAAACAAAAGGGAGAAGTCTGTACAGTTTTAACTGACGCTGTGACCTTGAGCGTTTGAATGTTATTTGATACTTTGATTCTTTATTTGAAAGCTTTTGATAAACCCTATAACGCCCCCCTAAAACAATGAACCAAAAAATAACATAAGCTAAAACGATAAATAGGACAAATAATCCTAATTTAAAGGGAAAATTATGACTAATGTCATAACTTATAAAAGAATTAGTCACGAGTCTATAACCAGCTCCACCTATTACAACTCCTATTGCTATACCAAGCGTTTTACTCATAGTTGGAGACAACCCCTCAAAACTCGTATCTCTTTTATCTAACTTTAGCATTTTTGCAGTGATTTCATTAGGAAGAGCGCCCCAGAAATAAGTTTTAGGACTAACGGTCGTCATATCCAAAAGATATTTTTCGCCCTCTACTTCCACAATTTTATGAAAAGTTTTATTTGTTTCTTTAAATTTTAGTTCCATGATCACCACCCAAACACTTTTTGAATTTTATTATAAGTTACTTTATACCTTTTTAAGTTCTTTAAATTCTAGGTATTTCTTTTGATAAGCATAAGTCAATGGAATAACGCCAGATTCAATCCAAATAAATAGATAAGCCAACAAACCATTCAACACTAGAATTGCACCTTCTGTTCCATCATCTAGTCCCATATAAATAGAGAAAGCAATTGCATGTAAAATGAGAAATAGATAGGCATGGAATTGCTTTTTTTTCTTATTATTCTGAAAGACTATTTTAAACCTCTTCTTTTCCTGCGATAAACGACTTGAAATCTCCTTCCTCGATTTCATTAAAATACTTTGATAGGCAATATAAGCTACCAAAATAGATATGGGAAATAAAGATACTTTTAAATACAGATAATGACTAATATTATAATATCTAAAAATTGATGTTACTACTCTATACAGAAGAAGGCTAAAAACAATAGCTACCATACGCATTCCTGAAGGACCCATCTTAATTTTTTTATCAAAATTTTTATCATGACTATCAAGTTCTATCAAATCAACTTCAAGATTTTCAGGGGAAAGTCCCCAATAATAATTTTTTGGTGTCGTGGAATTGGAATCTAAAACATACTTTTTTCCTCCTATCTCTAACACATCAAAATAAGCAACATCTAATCCTCTAAAATTAATTTTCACATTTACCACCCAAAAACTTTCTGGATTAACTCAATTACTGAATCAAAATCTTTCCCTACGTCTTTATATATTCTTCTCCCTACTGTATACTGCTATTACAACTCTTCAATTTTATTTAATAATAGCGTCTTATAATACGAGGGCACTTGTGGCATTCTCATCATTACAAAGTAGAACCAAGATATTATGCCATTTATAACTAACGAGGCTCCTTCTGAGCCATTATCAGTTCCCATAAAAAAAGCTAAACAAATAATATTAATTACAAATATGAAATACCAATCAATTATTCGTTTGCCTTTTGGTTCAAAAACGAGCCTATAACGTCTGCTATTTTTAGGGATTCTTGATTTATACTTTCGTATTGCAACTTTTTCATAACAGATAGCCATAAGATATGACAAAATCATAGAGAAAGCAAAGATACCTAATTTCAAAGAAAGTTGTTGACTTATACCCCAACCAATAAATGCCTCTTTCATGAGTCTATAAGAGATACCCACAAGTGGCTGAACCAAGATGGCTATAGTAGAAATTCCTAATGGTGCCTTAGATTTTATTTTAAAACTCTCATTGGATGAAGATAACTCACTCATATCTACTGTAACTTCTTTAGGAAGCAGTCCAAAAAAATATGACTTGCCTCTTATAGAAGTAGGATCTAAGATATATTGTTTATTTTCAAAGTTAACAATACGGAACACCGCTATATTCGAATATTTAAATTTTAATTCCAAATTACCACCCAAACACTTTCTGAACCGATTTGATACCTGAATCAAAGGATTTTCCAACGTCTGCAATACTTTTATTAAGATTATCAACTCATATTAAAGCAATTGTCAGTGAGTCAGAAATTGAAATATAGACATCTATAATAATCACATTCAAAAAATCGTAATATTTTTTCTTCATTTCGCAGCTCCTGTATTGATATTTTTGTTTCTTCTAAATATCTCAGTATAATTATTATCTATTTTAATTCATTCTTAATAAACAATCCAGTTATAGTGGCTAATTATTAGCATTTACTTCTTCCCTCCTAATGAAAAAAGAGGAAGTTATCTCTTCGATAATCCCCCTTCAATTCTACCATTTTTCAGGCACTTGATTTCTCCAGCCTGTGAAAACTTGTGCATAGCCCAATAGATACAAGGGCGTCAATGCGATGCTCAAGCCTACCAATGCAATAATCATATAGATTCCTGACAGCATAAACAGGCGAGTGATGACTGCTACTCCTGCTGACAGGCAACACAGGACAATGGCATGAATCTGCAAAATGTTGATCTTTTGTTTCTGTTCAAAATATCTCAATTTTGAAACGATCACCATCTGATAGAGCAAATTGATCAGCTGATAAGACAAGCTGAGTATGATAAAAATCATAAAAAATGCTAAGTAGTTCTCACCAAAAAAGATGGAACCCCAAAAAAGCAATTCAAAATGAAGAAATAGGTAAGAGCTGGTCGGAATGAGCTGCAAGGCTTTGGTATCAAAAAACTTTTGGAAGAGTAAAAAGGCCAGGAACAAGATAAGCGCGTGAACGATAGTAAAATTCATGACCATCATGCTCAGGTGATGCATCTCACCACGCAAGAAAATCGAAACGATAGATACCAGTGAGATAAAAAATAACTCAATTAAACCAGCCTTATAAAAATCTAAGTTTCTGATTGGATTACAATCCGTAACAAGGACATTCAAAAACTCATAATATCTCTTTTTCATATTATAACTCCCATTTATTAAAAAAATTCCCTAAACTTTGCGGAACTTTCTATAAAAAAATTCCACATTTCATTATATCATATAGGCTACAGGATTAGGAAGTCTTATAAAATATTGGTATATCTATATAGGAGGCAACCCTTTCTCAATCATTCGCCAAGTTGGCATTTTTCCGCTATAATAGTAAGGATGAACATCAAAGAAGAAATTATTAACTTAGCAAAAGACATTGGGATTTCTAAGATTGGCTTTACGACAGCGGACGATTTTGACTATCTGGAGAAGTCGCTGCGCTTGTCTGTCGAAGAGGGACGAAATTCAGGATTTGAGCATAAGAATATTGAGGAGCGGATCAAGCCTAAGCTGAGTCTAGCCTCAGCCAAGACCA
Protein-coding sequences here:
- a CDS encoding DUF443 family protein, with amino-acid sequence MVIMELKFKETNKTFHKIVEVEGEKYLLDMTTVSPKTYFWGALPNEITAKMLKLDKRDTSFEGLSPTMSKTLGIAIGVVIGGAGYRLVTNSFISYDISHNFPFKLGLFVLFIVLAYVIFWFIVLGGRYRVYQKLSNKESKYQITFKRSRSQRQLKLYRLLPFVFAVFLGCFGFYTFIDNGTEGSILIISCLLLLGFFSLILGMLPLRESYEKQDIIFEKIEKL
- a CDS encoding lantibiotic ABC transporter permease; the protein is MKKRYYEFLNVLVTDCNPIRNLDFYKAGLIELFFISLVSIVSIFLRGEMHHLSMMVMNFTIVHALILFLAFLLFQKFFDTKALQLIPTSSYLFLHFELLFWGSIFFGENYLAFFMIFIILSLSYQLINLLYQMVIVSKLRYFEQKQKINILQIHAIVLCCLSAGVAVITRLFMLSGIYMIIALVGLSIALTPLYLLGYAQVFTGWRNQVPEKW